In the genome of Dickeya fangzhongdai, one region contains:
- the mtnN gene encoding 5'-methylthioadenosine/S-adenosylhomocysteine nucleosidase, whose protein sequence is MKVGIIGAMEQEVTLLREQIQNRQTFQRAGCEIYSGQLHGVEIALLKSGIGKVSAALGTTLLLEHCQPDVVINTGSAGGLASSLKVGDIVVSDEVRYHDADVTAFGYEPGQMAGCPAAFTADEKLIALAQGAIGQLQLNAVRGLVVSGDAFINGKEPLARIRQTFPQAIAVEMEATAIGHVCHQFSVPFVVVRAISDVADQESHLSFDEFLATAAKQSTRMVETMLQSLAQQR, encoded by the coding sequence ATGAAAGTTGGCATTATTGGCGCAATGGAACAAGAAGTGACGCTGTTGAGAGAACAGATCCAGAACCGCCAGACCTTCCAGCGCGCGGGCTGCGAGATCTACAGCGGCCAGTTGCACGGCGTGGAGATCGCGCTGCTGAAATCCGGCATCGGCAAAGTATCGGCCGCGCTGGGCACCACGCTGCTGCTGGAACACTGCCAGCCGGACGTGGTGATCAATACCGGTTCCGCCGGCGGTCTGGCGTCCTCACTCAAGGTGGGCGATATCGTGGTGTCCGACGAAGTGCGCTACCACGACGCCGATGTTACCGCATTTGGCTACGAACCCGGCCAGATGGCGGGTTGCCCGGCCGCGTTTACCGCCGATGAAAAACTGATCGCGCTGGCGCAGGGCGCCATCGGCCAGTTGCAGTTGAACGCCGTTCGCGGGCTGGTGGTGAGCGGCGACGCCTTTATCAACGGTAAAGAGCCGCTGGCGCGTATCCGTCAGACCTTCCCGCAGGCGATCGCTGTGGAAATGGAGGCCACCGCCATCGGCCACGTCTGCCATCAGTTTAGCGTACCGTTTGTGGTCGTGCGCGCCATTTCCGACGTGGCGGATCAGGAATCGCACCTCAGCTTTGACGAATTCCTGGCGACCGCCGCCAAACAATCCACCCGCATGGTGGAAACCATGCTGCAGTCACTGGCGCAACAGCGCTAA
- the degP gene encoding serine endoprotease DegP gives MKRKSLMLSALALSLAMAVGTLPGTAAAAESVSASGAQLPSLAPMLEKVMPSVVNISVEGHTTASRGASAPPQMQPFFGENSPFCQEGSPFQSSPMCQGEGDDDESDGDGAPQQAFQALGAGVVINAAKGYVVTNNHVVENADKIQVRLSDGRKFDAKVIGKDPRSDVALIQLKDFRNLTEIKMADSDQLRVGDYAVAIGNPYGLGETATSGIISALGRSGLNIENYEDFIQTDAAINRGNSGGALVNLNGELIGLNTAILAPGGGNIGIGFAIPSNIVKNLVSQIVEYGEVKRGELGILGTELNSDIAKAMKVDAQRGAFVSQVQPDSAAARAGIKAGDVIVSMNGKPISSFSALRAQIGSLPVGSKLALGLIREGKPVTVEVTLQQSTQSQVSSGNLNSAIEGAELSNTQINGQKGIKVDKVKPDSAAAKIGLKPDDVILGVNQQPVENIGELRKIIDSKPPVLALSIRRGNSDLYLLIQ, from the coding sequence ATGAAAAGAAAATCGTTGATGCTGAGCGCGCTGGCATTAAGTCTGGCGATGGCCGTGGGGACGCTGCCGGGTACCGCCGCCGCCGCAGAATCGGTGTCTGCGTCCGGCGCGCAGTTGCCGAGCCTGGCGCCGATGCTGGAAAAGGTGATGCCGTCGGTGGTCAATATTTCTGTTGAAGGACATACCACCGCCAGCCGCGGCGCCAGCGCACCGCCGCAAATGCAGCCTTTCTTCGGCGAAAACTCGCCCTTCTGTCAGGAAGGCTCGCCTTTCCAGTCTTCGCCGATGTGTCAGGGCGAAGGAGACGATGACGAGAGCGATGGGGACGGCGCGCCGCAGCAGGCATTCCAGGCGCTGGGCGCCGGGGTGGTTATCAATGCGGCCAAAGGGTATGTGGTGACCAACAACCACGTAGTGGAAAACGCCGACAAGATTCAGGTTCGCCTCAGTGACGGCCGCAAGTTCGACGCCAAGGTCATCGGTAAGGATCCACGCTCGGATGTGGCGCTGATCCAATTGAAGGATTTCCGTAACCTGACCGAAATTAAGATGGCGGACTCCGATCAACTCCGCGTGGGGGATTACGCGGTGGCGATCGGCAACCCTTATGGGCTGGGGGAAACCGCTACCTCCGGGATTATCTCCGCGCTGGGTCGCAGCGGGTTGAATATTGAAAACTATGAAGACTTTATCCAGACCGACGCCGCCATCAACCGCGGTAACTCCGGCGGCGCGCTGGTCAACCTGAATGGCGAACTGATTGGCCTGAATACCGCGATCCTCGCGCCGGGCGGCGGCAACATCGGCATTGGTTTCGCCATTCCCAGTAATATCGTGAAAAACCTGGTCAGCCAGATTGTCGAATACGGTGAGGTCAAACGCGGCGAACTGGGGATTTTGGGCACTGAGCTGAATTCCGATATCGCTAAAGCCATGAAAGTGGATGCCCAGCGCGGGGCGTTCGTTAGCCAGGTGCAGCCGGATTCCGCCGCCGCCAGAGCCGGTATCAAGGCCGGCGATGTGATTGTGTCGATGAACGGCAAGCCTATCAGTAGCTTCTCTGCCCTGCGTGCCCAGATTGGGTCGCTGCCGGTGGGCAGCAAACTGGCGCTGGGGCTGATTCGTGAAGGGAAACCGGTGACGGTGGAGGTGACCCTGCAACAGAGCACGCAATCGCAGGTGTCGTCCGGCAACCTGAATTCCGCGATCGAAGGGGCTGAGTTGAGCAATACCCAGATCAACGGTCAGAAGGGCATCAAGGTTGATAAGGTGAAACCGGATTCCGCGGCGGCGAAAATCGGCCTGAAGCCTGATGACGTCATCCTCGGCGTGAACCAGCAGCCGGTAGAAAATATTGGCGAGCTGCGCAAAATCATCGACAGTAAACCTCCGGTGCTGGCGCTGAGCATTCGACGCGGCAACAGCGATCTCTACCTGTTGATTCAATAA
- the cysT gene encoding sulfate ABC transporter permease subunit CysT, producing MSRRISPVIPGFGLTLGFSLSYLGLLVLIPLAAMFLYASQLTLTQFWELITSRQVLFSLQLSFGSALTAAFINGVLGTLLAWVLVRYTFPGRKIIDAMIDMPFALPTAVAGIALTSLYAPNGLIGSLFPFRIAYTGIGITLALIFVTLPFVVRTLQPVLADIPKEVEEASACLGANPWQTFRHVLLPAILPAWLTGFALAFARGVGEYGSVVFIAGNIPFKTEILPLLIVSKLDQYDYKGATGIGVFMLVVSFIMLLLINLLQRRIQPKL from the coding sequence ATGTCGCGACGTATTTCACCGGTCATTCCCGGTTTTGGTCTGACTCTGGGCTTTAGCCTTAGCTATCTGGGGCTGCTTGTCCTGATCCCGCTGGCGGCCATGTTTCTGTACGCCAGTCAGTTGACGCTGACCCAGTTCTGGGAACTGATCACCAGTCGCCAGGTGCTGTTTTCCCTGCAATTATCCTTTGGTTCCGCGCTGACGGCGGCATTCATCAACGGCGTTCTGGGGACGTTGCTGGCCTGGGTGCTGGTGCGTTATACCTTTCCCGGCAGGAAGATTATCGATGCGATGATCGATATGCCGTTTGCCTTGCCTACCGCCGTGGCGGGGATTGCGCTAACGTCGCTGTATGCGCCGAATGGGCTGATCGGCTCGCTGTTTCCTTTTCGTATCGCCTACACGGGGATTGGCATCACGCTGGCGCTGATTTTCGTCACGCTACCGTTTGTGGTGCGCACGCTGCAGCCGGTGTTGGCCGATATTCCCAAAGAAGTGGAAGAGGCTTCCGCCTGTCTGGGCGCCAACCCGTGGCAGACCTTCCGCCATGTCCTGCTGCCGGCGATTCTGCCCGCCTGGCTTACCGGTTTCGCGCTGGCATTCGCTCGCGGCGTGGGGGAGTATGGCTCGGTGGTGTTTATTGCCGGCAACATTCCGTTCAAGACGGAAATCCTGCCGCTGCTGATTGTTTCCAAACTGGACCAGTACGATTACAAGGGCGCGACCGGTATCGGCGTGTTCATGCTGGTTGTCTCTTTCATCATGCTGTTGCTGATTAACCTGCTGCAACGGCGCATTCAACCGAAATTATAA
- the clcA gene encoding H(+)/Cl(-) exchange transporter ClcA encodes MPSSFSLPAAVRSAAIRQLVRRDKTPVYILMMAALTGTLVGLVGVGFNQAVNVVQHWRLTSLSALSASDWVWPLSILISALLAAIGYWLVRRFAPEAGGSGIPEIEGALEDLRPVRWWRVLPVKFFGGMGTLGAGMVLGREGPTVQLGGNIGGMVADLFPGRKTEMRHSLLATGAAAGLSAAFNAPLAGILFIIEEMRPQFRYSLISIKAVFIGVIMASVVYRLLEGDQAVIDVGRLPSAPVGTLWLYLLLGILFGAVGVLFNALVLGAQARFLRFHSHSMPRFLLVGLAAGGVSGLMTLAFSDATGGGFALIPIAAAEHYGVGMLLTIFLARVGMTLLCFCSGAPGGIFAPMLSLGTLLGAAFGMVCAHVFPAWELGAGTFAVAGMGALFAASVRAPLTGIVLVLEMTDNYQLILPMIITCLGATLVAQFLGGKPLYSCILARTLARQAQQEASVVAPNVGIKS; translated from the coding sequence ATGCCTTCTTCCTTTTCTTTACCGGCTGCGGTACGCAGCGCCGCTATCCGACAACTCGTTCGCCGCGATAAAACACCGGTGTATATCCTGATGATGGCTGCCCTGACCGGCACGCTGGTTGGTTTGGTCGGCGTGGGATTCAATCAGGCGGTCAATGTGGTGCAACATTGGCGGCTGACTTCGCTGTCGGCCTTGTCGGCGAGCGATTGGGTGTGGCCGCTGAGTATCCTGATATCAGCCTTGCTGGCGGCGATCGGCTACTGGTTGGTACGGCGGTTCGCGCCGGAGGCGGGTGGTTCCGGCATTCCGGAAATCGAAGGCGCGCTGGAAGATTTGCGGCCGGTGCGCTGGTGGCGGGTGTTACCGGTGAAATTCTTCGGCGGTATGGGAACGCTGGGCGCAGGCATGGTGCTGGGGCGGGAAGGGCCGACGGTGCAACTGGGCGGCAATATCGGCGGCATGGTGGCCGATCTGTTCCCAGGGCGGAAAACGGAAATGCGCCATTCGCTGCTGGCGACCGGCGCAGCGGCGGGATTATCGGCAGCCTTTAATGCACCGCTGGCCGGGATTCTGTTCATCATTGAGGAGATGCGCCCGCAGTTTCGTTACAGCCTGATTTCCATCAAGGCGGTGTTTATCGGCGTGATCATGGCCAGTGTGGTTTATCGCTTGCTGGAGGGCGATCAGGCGGTGATCGATGTCGGCCGGCTGCCGTCCGCGCCGGTCGGTACGCTGTGGCTGTATTTGCTGCTGGGTATTTTATTCGGCGCGGTGGGGGTCTTATTCAATGCGCTGGTGCTGGGGGCGCAGGCGCGTTTCCTGCGGTTCCACAGCCATTCAATGCCGCGTTTTCTGCTGGTCGGGCTGGCGGCCGGCGGTGTATCCGGGCTGATGACGCTGGCGTTCAGCGACGCGACCGGCGGCGGTTTTGCGCTGATCCCGATTGCGGCGGCGGAACACTATGGCGTGGGGATGTTGCTGACGATTTTCCTGGCGCGGGTGGGCATGACGTTGCTCTGCTTCTGCTCAGGCGCGCCGGGCGGCATCTTTGCACCGATGCTGTCGCTGGGCACGTTGCTGGGCGCGGCGTTCGGCATGGTGTGCGCGCATGTGTTTCCGGCCTGGGAGTTGGGGGCAGGTACGTTTGCCGTAGCGGGCATGGGGGCGCTGTTCGCCGCGTCTGTCCGCGCGCCGTTGACCGGCATCGTACTGGTGCTGGAGATGACCGATAACTACCAACTGATTTTGCCCATGATCATCACCTGCCTCGGCGCTACGCTGGTGGCGCAGTTTCTCGGCGGCAAGCCGCTTTATTCCTGTATTCTGGCGCGCACGTTGGCACGTCAGGCGCAGCAGGAAGCCTCCGTCGTCGCGCCGAACGTCGGTATCAAATCTTGA
- the erpA gene encoding iron-sulfur cluster insertion protein ErpA: protein MSDDVALPLQFTDAAANKVKLLIADEDNPELKLRVYITGGGCSGFQYGFTFDDQVNDGDMTIEKQGVSLVVDPMSLQYLIGGSVDYTEGLEGSRFVVTNPNAKTTCGCGSSFSI, encoded by the coding sequence ATGAGCGATGATGTAGCACTGCCCCTGCAGTTTACGGATGCGGCGGCTAACAAGGTGAAACTCCTGATTGCTGATGAAGATAATCCGGAACTGAAACTTCGGGTTTACATCACTGGCGGCGGCTGTAGCGGCTTCCAGTACGGTTTTACCTTTGACGATCAGGTTAACGACGGTGATATGACCATTGAAAAGCAAGGGGTATCCCTGGTGGTCGACCCGATGAGCCTGCAATATCTGATCGGCGGTTCGGTGGATTACACCGAAGGGCTGGAAGGCTCCCGCTTTGTGGTGACCAACCCGAACGCGAAAACCACCTGCGGCTGCGGTTCCTCTTTCAGCATCTGA
- a CDS encoding sulfate ABC transporter substrate-binding protein produces MSMRRLGWSLATAALLFSGMASAATELLNVSYDPTREFYQQYNAAFIKHWKETTGETISVKNSHGGSGKQARSVIDGLQADVVTLALAGDIDALNLNQPLIDPKWQARLPDNSTPYTSTIVFLVRKGNPKHIKDWDDLIKPDVQVITPNPKTSGGARWNFLAAWAYAKHLPGGTDESAQKFVTELYKHAPVLDTGARGATISFVQRQLGDVLIAWENEAYLSLKEQGGDQLEIVTPSLSILAEPPVAVVDKVVERKGTRKQAEAYLNYLYSDEGQRIIAQNFYRPRNAKIAEEFKSQFAPVKLVTIDEEFGGWKSAQPKFFDDGGVFDAIFKQINK; encoded by the coding sequence ATGTCAATGCGTCGTTTGGGATGGTCGCTGGCTACTGCCGCGTTGTTATTTTCGGGTATGGCTTCGGCTGCCACGGAACTGCTGAATGTGTCTTACGATCCAACCCGCGAATTTTACCAGCAATATAACGCGGCGTTTATCAAACACTGGAAAGAAACCACCGGCGAAACGATTTCCGTCAAAAACTCCCACGGCGGTTCAGGCAAGCAGGCTCGCTCCGTGATCGACGGGCTGCAGGCGGATGTTGTGACGCTGGCGCTGGCGGGCGATATCGATGCGCTCAACCTCAATCAGCCGCTGATCGACCCTAAATGGCAGGCGCGTCTGCCGGACAACAGCACGCCTTATACCTCCACCATTGTATTTCTGGTACGCAAAGGCAACCCGAAACATATCAAGGATTGGGACGACCTGATTAAACCTGACGTGCAGGTCATCACGCCGAACCCGAAAACCTCCGGCGGCGCCCGCTGGAACTTCCTGGCGGCCTGGGCTTATGCCAAGCATCTGCCGGGCGGAACCGATGAAAGCGCGCAGAAATTCGTGACCGAACTCTACAAGCATGCGCCAGTGCTGGACACCGGCGCGCGTGGCGCAACCATCAGCTTTGTCCAGCGTCAACTGGGCGATGTGCTGATTGCCTGGGAAAACGAGGCGTATCTGTCGCTGAAAGAGCAGGGCGGCGACCAACTGGAAATCGTCACGCCGTCTCTGTCCATTCTGGCGGAGCCGCCGGTAGCGGTGGTCGACAAAGTGGTTGAGCGCAAGGGGACGCGTAAACAGGCGGAAGCTTATCTGAACTACCTCTACAGCGACGAAGGGCAGCGTATCATCGCACAAAACTTCTATCGCCCGCGCAACGCCAAAATCGCTGAGGAATTTAAGTCTCAGTTTGCGCCGGTGAAACTGGTGACGATCGATGAAGAGTTCGGCGGCTGGAAAAGCGCGCAGCCTAAATTCTTCGATGATGGCGGGGTGTTCGACGCTATCTTCAAACAGATTAATAAATAA
- the dgt gene encoding dGTPase — MSDIDFSKKISFQRPFSKPKDKKDAYAIEREFESDRGRIINSAAIRRLQQKTQVFPLERNAAVRSRLTHSMEVQQVGRYIAKEILGQLRKNGQLGALGLATLETPFESLIEMACLMHDIGNPPFGHFGEAAINNWFSQRLAPEGKPPGASEDPCQVACLRLDDEGDAELNALRSRIRHDLSNFEGNAQAIRLVHSLLKLNLTYAQVGCILKYTKPAYWAQPIPPDYSYLMKKAGFYLSEEAFVRQLRSELGMGEFHRHPLTYIMEAADDISYCIADLEDAVEKKIVTYQQLYERLEDAWGARAEKDVFSRTIERAYTERQHMQGRSESDQFFMKLRVNTVNTMVGYVTRRFIEHLPAIYDGSFNRSLLEEDKDDYGRLLKIFKDVARKFVFNHHEVEQLELQGDRIISGLLEIYSPLLNMPYRDFCQLVNDDTHKRYPIETRLYHKLSSKHCHAYREATCALSALADAEQEVWEYYYRARLILDYISGMTDLYAYDEYRRLMAVD, encoded by the coding sequence ATGTCTGATATCGATTTTTCGAAGAAAATCAGTTTTCAGCGGCCTTTCAGTAAACCGAAAGACAAAAAAGATGCCTACGCCATCGAGAGGGAGTTCGAAAGCGACCGCGGGCGTATCATCAATTCCGCCGCCATCCGTCGGCTACAGCAAAAAACCCAGGTTTTCCCGTTGGAGCGCAACGCCGCCGTACGTTCCCGTCTGACGCACTCGATGGAGGTGCAGCAGGTCGGGCGCTATATCGCCAAGGAAATCCTCGGGCAACTGCGCAAAAACGGGCAATTGGGCGCGCTGGGGCTGGCAACGCTGGAAACGCCGTTTGAAAGTCTGATCGAAATGGCCTGCCTGATGCATGACATCGGCAATCCGCCGTTCGGGCATTTCGGCGAGGCGGCGATCAATAATTGGTTCAGCCAGCGGCTGGCGCCGGAAGGTAAACCGCCGGGCGCCAGCGAGGATCCCTGTCAGGTGGCCTGCCTGCGGCTGGATGACGAGGGAGACGCGGAACTGAATGCGCTGCGTAGCCGTATCCGCCATGATCTGAGCAATTTCGAAGGCAATGCCCAGGCGATCCGCTTAGTGCATTCGCTGCTCAAGCTTAATCTGACCTATGCCCAGGTCGGCTGCATTTTGAAATACACCAAACCCGCCTATTGGGCGCAGCCCATCCCGCCCGATTACAGCTACCTGATGAAAAAAGCCGGGTTTTACCTGTCGGAAGAGGCGTTTGTCCGGCAACTGCGCAGCGAGCTGGGGATGGGCGAGTTTCACCGTCATCCGCTGACCTACATTATGGAAGCGGCGGATGATATCTCCTATTGCATCGCCGATCTGGAAGATGCGGTGGAGAAGAAGATCGTGACTTACCAGCAACTGTACGAGCGGCTGGAGGACGCCTGGGGAGCGCGGGCGGAGAAGGACGTGTTCAGCCGTACTATCGAACGGGCGTACACCGAACGGCAGCATATGCAAGGGCGTAGCGAGAGTGACCAGTTTTTCATGAAACTGCGCGTGAACACGGTCAACACGATGGTGGGATACGTGACGCGGCGTTTTATTGAGCACTTGCCGGCGATTTATGACGGTAGCTTTAACCGTTCGTTGCTGGAAGAGGACAAGGACGACTACGGGCGGTTATTAAAGATCTTTAAAGATGTCGCCAGAAAGTTCGTTTTTAATCACCACGAAGTTGAACAACTGGAACTGCAGGGCGATCGCATCATCAGCGGCCTGCTGGAGATCTACAGTCCGTTGCTGAACATGCCGTACCGCGATTTTTGCCAGTTGGTGAATGACGATACCCACAAGCGCTATCCGATCGAAACCCGGTTGTACCACAAGCTTTCCAGTAAGCATTGCCACGCCTACCGCGAGGCGACTTGCGCCTTGTCGGCATTAGCCGACGCCGAACAGGAGGTGTGGGAATATTACTACCGCGCCCGGCTGATTCTCGATTACATCAGCGGGATGACCGACTTATACGCCTACGATGAATACCGTCGGCTGATGGCGGTGGATTGA
- a CDS encoding CdaR family transcriptional regulator, which yields MASYHLNNKLAQEIVARTMKIIDSNINVMDARGRIIGSGDRERIGELHEGALLVLSQGRVVDIDDAVARHLHGVRPGINLPLKIDGEIVGVIGLTGNPGQLRQYGELVCMTAEMMLEQARLLHMLAQDSRLREELVLNLIRTDDLSPALMEWAQRLGIDLNQPRVAAVVEVDSGQLGVDSAMAELQQLQTLLTTPERNNLIAIVSLTEMVVLKPALNNHGRWDAEEHRRRVDTLLSRMEESSRLRVRVALGNYFTGPGSIARSYRTARTTMSVGKQRMPAQRSYFYQDLMLPVLLDSLRGGWQANELVRPLARLKAMDSNGLLRRTLNAWFRNNVQPGATAKALFVHRNTLEYRLNRISELTGLDLGNFDDRLLLYVALQLDEEQ from the coding sequence ATGGCGTCATACCACCTGAATAACAAACTGGCACAGGAGATCGTCGCGCGCACCATGAAAATCATTGATAGTAATATCAATGTGATGGACGCGCGTGGGCGGATTATCGGCAGCGGCGATCGGGAGCGTATTGGGGAATTGCATGAAGGCGCGCTGCTGGTGCTGTCGCAGGGACGGGTGGTGGATATTGATGACGCGGTGGCGCGGCATCTGCACGGCGTCCGGCCGGGCATCAACCTGCCGCTGAAAATCGACGGCGAAATCGTCGGCGTGATTGGCCTGACCGGTAACCCTGGTCAGTTGCGCCAGTACGGCGAACTGGTGTGCATGACGGCCGAGATGATGCTGGAGCAGGCGCGACTGCTGCATATGCTGGCGCAGGACAGCCGTCTGCGGGAAGAACTGGTGCTGAACCTGATCCGTACCGATGATCTGTCGCCGGCGCTGATGGAATGGGCGCAGCGCCTCGGCATTGACCTCAATCAGCCGCGTGTGGCGGCGGTAGTGGAGGTCGATAGCGGTCAGCTAGGGGTGGACAGCGCGATGGCCGAATTACAGCAATTGCAGACGTTGCTGACCACGCCGGAGCGCAACAATCTGATTGCGATTGTCTCGCTGACGGAGATGGTGGTGCTGAAACCAGCGCTGAACAACCACGGCCGCTGGGATGCGGAAGAGCATCGTCGCCGCGTCGACACGCTGTTGTCGCGTATGGAAGAGAGCAGCCGGTTACGGGTGCGGGTGGCGCTGGGCAACTATTTCACCGGTCCCGGCAGTATCGCGCGTTCCTATCGTACCGCCCGAACCACCATGAGCGTCGGCAAACAGCGAATGCCGGCGCAGCGCAGTTACTTCTATCAGGATCTGATGCTGCCGGTGCTGCTCGATAGTCTGCGCGGCGGCTGGCAGGCCAACGAACTGGTGCGTCCGCTGGCCAGGCTGAAGGCGATGGACAGCAATGGCCTGTTGCGCCGTACCCTTAACGCCTGGTTTCGCAACAATGTGCAGCCGGGAGCGACCGCCAAGGCGCTGTTTGTACATCGCAATACGCTGGAATACCGGTTAAACCGTATATCCGAACTGACCGGACTGGATCTGGGCAACTTTGACGATCGGCTGTTGCTGTATGTCGCGCTGCAACTGGATGAAGAGCAGTAA
- the cysW gene encoding sulfate ABC transporter permease subunit CysW — MDHSISTPVTVRPSSVRRPVTFYVLTTLAWAVFLLILVLPLIMVVTQGLHNGIGAFWNAITEPDAVSALKLTLLATVISVPLNMVFGLAISWSVTKFEFRGKSLLLALLDLPFSVSPVVTGLMYVLLFGAQSKLYPFLTEHNLEIVYAVPGIVLATMFVTLPYVARELIPLMEQQGSQEEEAARLLGANGWQMFWHITLPNVKWALIYGVVLCTARAMGEFGAVSVVSGHIRGLTNTLPLHIEILYNEYNIVAAFSVAILLLVMSLVVLLLRQWSEAHLSKQQEKQQELTGNEH; from the coding sequence ATGGATCACAGTATTTCTACGCCTGTGACGGTGCGTCCGTCCTCCGTCAGGCGCCCTGTTACCTTTTATGTGCTCACCACGCTGGCGTGGGCGGTGTTTTTACTGATTCTGGTATTGCCGCTGATCATGGTGGTAACCCAGGGATTGCATAACGGTATCGGCGCGTTCTGGAATGCGATCACCGAACCGGATGCGGTGTCCGCGCTCAAGCTGACGCTGCTGGCGACGGTCATTTCAGTGCCGCTGAATATGGTGTTCGGGCTAGCGATTTCCTGGAGCGTCACCAAGTTCGAATTCCGCGGCAAATCGCTGCTGCTGGCACTGCTGGACCTGCCGTTTTCCGTGTCGCCGGTGGTAACCGGCCTGATGTATGTGCTGCTGTTTGGCGCCCAGAGCAAGCTGTATCCGTTCCTGACCGAACATAATCTGGAAATCGTCTATGCGGTGCCCGGCATCGTGCTGGCGACCATGTTTGTCACCCTGCCGTATGTGGCGCGCGAGCTGATTCCGCTGATGGAGCAACAGGGCAGTCAGGAAGAGGAGGCGGCCAGACTGCTGGGCGCGAACGGCTGGCAGATGTTCTGGCACATCACATTGCCGAATGTGAAATGGGCGCTGATTTACGGCGTAGTGCTGTGTACCGCCCGCGCGATGGGCGAGTTTGGCGCCGTGTCGGTGGTGTCCGGCCATATTCGCGGCCTGACCAATACCTTGCCGCTGCATATCGAGATTCTTTACAACGAATACAACATCGTCGCTGCGTTCAGCGTGGCGATTCTGCTGCTGGTGATGTCGCTGGTGGTGCTGTTGCTGCGCCAGTGGAGCGAAGCGCATTTGTCGAAACAACAAGAGAAACAACAGGAGCTGACCGGTAATGAGCATTGA
- the btuF gene encoding vitamin B12 ABC transporter substrate-binding protein BtuF, with the protein MKPWYFHALCCLALLWLVPCRAEPVAQRVVSLAPHATEMAFAAGMGERLVGVSAWSNYPPEAGRIEQVANWQGINLERILALKPDLVLAWREGNAQRPLEQLASFGIRILYLDPATLDDIPRQLEMLAQYSPHPEQAREAAQRFRQQQQTLAQQYGQSTPVRVFLQFGSQPLFTSSRATLQSQVVSLCGGDNVFADSPMPWPQVSREQVIRRQPQVIVISGPPGAAEQVTAFWRPQLNPEVIAVNEDWFSRTGPRLMLAAEQLCRQFAAWRR; encoded by the coding sequence TTGAAGCCCTGGTATTTTCACGCTCTGTGCTGTCTGGCGCTGCTGTGGCTCGTCCCCTGTCGGGCGGAGCCGGTGGCGCAGCGCGTCGTCAGTCTGGCGCCGCACGCCACCGAAATGGCGTTTGCCGCCGGGATGGGCGAGCGGCTGGTGGGCGTCAGCGCCTGGTCCAACTATCCGCCCGAAGCCGGGCGCATCGAGCAGGTCGCCAACTGGCAGGGCATCAATCTGGAACGTATTCTGGCGCTGAAACCGGATCTGGTACTGGCCTGGCGAGAGGGCAACGCTCAGCGGCCGCTGGAGCAACTGGCGTCATTCGGCATCCGCATCCTGTACCTCGATCCGGCCACGCTCGACGACATTCCGCGCCAGTTGGAGATGCTGGCGCAGTACAGCCCGCATCCGGAACAGGCGCGGGAAGCGGCGCAGCGATTCCGCCAGCAGCAACAGACGCTGGCGCAGCAGTACGGGCAGAGCACGCCGGTGCGGGTGTTCCTGCAATTCGGCAGTCAGCCGCTATTTACCTCATCGCGCGCGACGCTGCAAAGCCAGGTGGTCAGCCTGTGCGGCGGCGACAACGTATTCGCCGACAGCCCAATGCCCTGGCCGCAGGTGAGCCGCGAGCAGGTTATCCGGCGTCAGCCGCAGGTCATCGTCATCAGCGGGCCGCCCGGCGCGGCGGAGCAGGTTACGGCATTCTGGCGACCGCAACTGAACCCCGAGGTGATCGCAGTCAACGAAGACTGGTTTAGCCGCACCGGCCCGCGGTTGATGCTCGCCGCAGAGCAACTGTGCCGGCAATTCGCCGCATGGCGGCGCTGA